DNA sequence from the Candidatus Nanopelagicales bacterium genome:
GACTCGGGAGCCGGATCGGTCACGTGACGTCCGCCTGCCGGCCACCCGAGGGCGGCACCGGTCCGCGGACCTCCGCGTAGGAACGGCCGCCGATGCCCCAGTCGTCGGCCGACACCTCGTAGATCGCCACCCGGACCCGGTCCAGGGGGACGTCCAGGGCGGACACGACGGCGTCGCTGAGCTCACGGATCAGCGCGTGCTTCTGCTCCACGGTGCGGCCCTCCACCATGGTCACGGTGACCAGGGGCATCGCGTACCTCCTCGCGTGGTCGAGCGGGATCCGTTCAGCGGCAGGCGAACTCGACGGTGCCCAGCCGGTCGAACCGGGCCACCACGGTGTCCCCGGGGGCGACCGCCACGGCCTCGGTGAGCGCGCCTGCCATGACGACCATGCCGGCTGACAGGCCCCGGCCACGGGTCGCCAGGCGGCGGACCAGCCAGGCCACGGCGGCCGCCGGGTGCCCCATCACCGCGGCGCCCGCGGCGGTGGCGACCAGCCGCCCGTTGTGCTCCAGGGTGCAGCCGACCAGCCGCAGGTCGATGCCCGCCGGCTCGGTGGCCTGGCCGCCGAGGGTGAATCCGGCCGAGGACGAGTTGTCCGCGACCACGTCGGTGAGCGTGAACTTGTAGCCGGAGAACCTCGAGTCCAGCACGTCCACCGCCGGGAAGACCGCCGACGTGGCTGCGAGCACCTGGGCCGCGTTGACCTGCGGCCCGGCGAGGTCGCGGCCGAGCAGGAACGCGATCTCCGGCTCGACCCGCGGCTGGATGAACCGGTCGCACACCAGCGCCTCGCCGGTGTCGATCTGCATGTCGTCGGTGAGCCAGCCGTACAGCGGCTCGTCGACGTTCATCTGCCGCTGCTTCGCGACGCTGGTGAGTCCCAGCTTCGCCCCGACCACGACCGCGCCGTCGGCCACGCGGGCCGCCACGACGGAGTCTTGGATGCCGTAGGCCGTCGGCACGTCGAGCCCGGGGACGGCGTCGGTGATGGGGGCGATGCCCCGCCGGTCACGTGCTGCGGCCACCAGGGTCTGGGTGATCCCAGCGACGTCGATGCTGTCGGTGCCGATGTCGTCGGTGCCCGCCATGTCAGCCTCCCGCCTCGGACTCGACCGGCTCCACGTGGCCCAGCCACGCGGCCGGGCCCATCCGGTCCAGCGTCTCCGCGTCGTTGGCCGACTCGGCGTGCTTGCGCGCCAGCTCGACCGCGACGTCGATGATCATGTCCTCCTGGCCGCCGACCACCTTGCGGCGGCCGAGCTCCAGCAGGATCTCCGACTGCGGGACGCCGTAGCGCTGCGCTGCGCGCTCGGCGTGCAGCAGGAACGACCCGTAGACGCCGGCGTAGCCGAGGAGCAGGCCGGCCCGGTCGATCACCTGCTGGCGCGGCATGATCGGCCGGACCACCTCCTCGGCCACGTCCATCAGTCGCAGCGCGTCCACGCCGCTGTCGATGCCGTACTTGTCGCACACCGCGGCGAGGATCTCGGTGGGACAGTTGCCGGCACCAGCGCCGAGTCCGGCACTGGTGCCGTCCAGGTTGGCGGCGCCCTCCTCGTACGCGGCGATCGAGTTGGCCACCGCCATCGACAGGTTGTTGTGCGCGTGCACCCCGACGGGCACCTCCAGCCCGGCGGTGAGCGTGCCCACCCGACGACGGAAGTCCTCGGTGGTCATGGCCCCGGCGGAGTCGGCGATGTAGATCGCGTCCGCGCCGTACGACTGCATGAGCAGCGCCTGCTCCAGCAGCCCCTCGGGGGTGTTCATGTGGGCCATCATCAGGAAGCCGATGGCCTCCATCCCGAGCTTCTTCGCCAGCTTGATGTGCTGCTCGGTGATGTCGGCCTCGGTGCAGTGCACGGCGATCCGGGCCACCTGCACGCCGATCTCGTGCACGTCCTTGAGGTCCTCGGCGATGCCGATGCCCGGGAGCAGCAGACAGGCGATCTTGGCGTTCTTGGCCTCCTCGACCGCGCGGGCGATGAGCACCTTCTCGTCGACGGCGGAGAAGCCGTAGTTGAACGAGGAGCCGCCCAGCCCGTCGCCGTGCGCGATCTCGATGACGGGGACACCGGCGGCGTCGAGGCCGTGGACGATCGCGATGACCTCGTCCTCGGTGTACTGGTGGGAGATCGCGTGCGACCCGTCGCGCAGCGTGGAGTCGATGAGTCGGAAGTCGGCGGTGCTCATGCGGGGACTCCAGCCTTGTGCTCGGCGATGGCCTCGCCGACGCGCTGTGCGGCGGCGGTCATGATGTCGAGGTTCCCGGCGAACGGCGGCAGGTAGTCGCCGGCCCCCTCGACCTCCAGCAGGACGACGACGCGGTGGGGGACCACCCCGCCGGGCGTGCGGTAGGGGCCCTCCTCGATGACCGGGGGGTTCTTCAGCCGGTAGCCGGGGACGTACTTGGCGACGTCCGCGGCCATGTCGAGGATCGACTGCACCACGGCGTCGTGGTCGGTGCCCTCCGGCAGCCCGGCGAACACGGTGTTGCGCATCAGGATCGGCGGTTCGGCCGGGTTGAGGATGATGATCGCCTTGCCGTGCCGGGCGCCTCCGATCTCCTCCAGCGCCTTCGACGTGGTCCGGGTGAACTCGTCGATGTTCTGCCGGGTGCCGGGTCCGGCCGACCGGGACGACACCGTCGACACCATCTCCGCGTACGGCACGTCGGTCACCCTCGACACGGCCGCGA
Encoded proteins:
- a CDS encoding 2-hydroxymuconate tautomerase family protein, encoding MPLDHARRYAMPLVTVTMVEGRTVEQKHALIRELSDAVVSALDVPLDRVRVAIYEVSADDWGIGGRSYAEVRGPVPPSGGRQADVT
- a CDS encoding fumarylacetoacetate hydrolase family protein, yielding MAGTDDIGTDSIDVAGITQTLVAAARDRRGIAPITDAVPGLDVPTAYGIQDSVVAARVADGAVVVGAKLGLTSVAKQRQMNVDEPLYGWLTDDMQIDTGEALVCDRFIQPRVEPEIAFLLGRDLAGPQVNAAQVLAATSAVFPAVDVLDSRFSGYKFTLTDVVADNSSSAGFTLGGQATEPAGIDLRLVGCTLEHNGRLVATAAGAAVMGHPAAAVAWLVRRLATRGRGLSAGMVVMAGALTEAVAVAPGDTVVARFDRLGTVEFACR
- the dmpG gene encoding 4-hydroxy-2-oxovalerate aldolase; the protein is MSTADFRLIDSTLRDGSHAISHQYTEDEVIAIVHGLDAAGVPVIEIAHGDGLGGSSFNYGFSAVDEKVLIARAVEEAKNAKIACLLLPGIGIAEDLKDVHEIGVQVARIAVHCTEADITEQHIKLAKKLGMEAIGFLMMAHMNTPEGLLEQALLMQSYGADAIYIADSAGAMTTEDFRRRVGTLTAGLEVPVGVHAHNNLSMAVANSIAAYEEGAANLDGTSAGLGAGAGNCPTEILAAVCDKYGIDSGVDALRLMDVAEEVVRPIMPRQQVIDRAGLLLGYAGVYGSFLLHAERAAQRYGVPQSEILLELGRRKVVGGQEDMIIDVAVELARKHAESANDAETLDRMGPAAWLGHVEPVESEAGG
- a CDS encoding acetaldehyde dehydrogenase (acetylating), coding for AAVSRVTDVPYAEMVSTVSSRSAGPGTRQNIDEFTRTTSKALEEIGGARHGKAIIILNPAEPPILMRNTVFAGLPEGTDHDAVVQSILDMAADVAKYVPGYRLKNPPVIEEGPYRTPGGVVPHRVVVLLEVEGAGDYLPPFAGNLDIMTAAAQRVGEAIAEHKAGVPA